A genomic stretch from Chiloscyllium punctatum isolate Juve2018m chromosome 40, sChiPun1.3, whole genome shotgun sequence includes:
- the mrps34 gene encoding small ribosomal subunit protein mS34 yields MARKKKIRPIAEMARKVREYWARKNRPRDSERFAVDYETMTRPYSGKKLPILAHRDIRTESRLFQLLNRLPLFGIDRLVTRKSWLMAYDQPCYWTISKVKVDYTAQDMDHGKAWGMLTFKGKTEDTVKEIDKVMYHDWRLVPKHEEAAFKSFTPVPETSIRYVPYPPLLRAMILAQREKTGKSIEEEPMVDLERNRHFPKDYFKNLDLKKEAVGTPV; encoded by the exons ATGGCCCGCAAGAAGAAGATCCGCCCCATCGCGGAGATGGCCCGCAAGGTGCGGGAGTATTGGGCCCGCAAGAATCGGCCCCGGGACAGTGAGCGCTTCGCTGTGGACTACGAGACCATGACACGGCCGTACAGCGGGAAGAAGCTGCCGATACTGGCTCACCGCGACATCCGCACCGAAAGCCGCCTCTTCCAGCTCCTCAACCGCCTGCCCCTGTTCGGCATTGACCGCCTGGTCACCAGGAAATCCTGGCTCATGGCCTACGACCAGCCCTGCTACTGGACCATCAGTAAGGTCAAGGTGGATTACACCGCCCAG GATATGGACCATGGAAAAGCATGGGGAATGCTAACATTCAAAG GGAAAACTGAAGATACAGTGAAAGAAATTGATAAAGTCATGTACCATGATTGGCGCCTGGTTCCAAAACACGAAGAAGCAGCTTTCAAGAGCTTCACGCCTGTTCCAGAAACAAGTATTCGCTACGTCCCTTATCCTCCTCTGCTTCGTGCCATGATACTGGCTCAGAGAGAGAAAACTGGCAAATCTATTGAAGAGGAACCTATGGTTGATCTAGAAAGAAATCGCCACTTTCCAAAGGACTACTTTAAAAATCTGGATTTGAAGAAAGAAGCAGTGGGAACACCAGTATAA